Proteins encoded in a region of the Longimicrobium sp. genome:
- the rplT gene encoding 50S ribosomal protein L20: protein MPRVKNNVARLRRKRQILADAKGYFGRRKNLYKTAKEAVERARRYAYRDRKNRKREFRRLWIVRINAAARTHDLSYSRFMDGLKKAGIEIDRKVLADLAVREPQAFEQLASAARASLG from the coding sequence ATGCCCCGCGTGAAGAACAACGTGGCCCGGCTGCGGCGCAAGCGGCAGATCCTGGCCGACGCCAAGGGATATTTCGGCCGGCGCAAGAACCTGTACAAGACGGCCAAGGAGGCCGTCGAGCGCGCCCGCCGCTACGCCTACCGCGACCGCAAGAACCGCAAGCGCGAGTTCCGCCGCCTGTGGATCGTGCGCATCAACGCCGCCGCGCGCACGCACGACCTGTCGTACTCGCGCTTCATGGACGGCCTGAAGAAGGCCGGCATCGAGATCGACCGGAAGGTGCTGGCGGACCTGGCCGTGCGCGAACCGCAGGCCTTCGAGCAGCTGGCCAGCGCCGCGCGGGCCTCGCTGGGCTGA
- the rpmI gene encoding 50S ribosomal protein L35: protein MPKMKTHRGAAKRFKSTATGRVKRGHAFHSHILTKKSQKRKRNLRGTTMLAKADEKRVKRLIQG from the coding sequence ATGCCGAAGATGAAGACGCACCGGGGCGCGGCCAAGCGCTTCAAGAGCACGGCCACCGGCCGGGTGAAGCGCGGCCACGCGTTCCACAGCCACATCCTGACCAAGAAGTCGCAGAAGCGGAAGCGCAACCTGCGCGGCACCACCATGCTGGCCAAGGCCGACGAGAAGCGCGTGAAGCGCCTGATCCAGGGCTGA